Proteins from a single region of Pirellulaceae bacterium:
- a CDS encoding PEP-CTERM sorting domain-containing protein (PEP-CTERM proteins occur, often in large numbers, in the proteomes of bacteria that also encode an exosortase, a predicted intramembrane cysteine proteinase. The presence of a PEP-CTERM domain at a protein's C-terminus predicts cleavage within the sorting domain, followed by covalent anchoring to some some component of the (usually Gram-negative) cell surface. Many PEP-CTERM proteins exhibit an unusual sequence composition that includes large numbers of potential glycosylation sites. Expression of one such protein has been shown restore the ability of a bacterium to form floc, a type of biofilm.): MICIKQSFSLLVLLMISTPVLAIDIVWDGGEGSWEDLNWNGGNEIIELTGVLDGSDGWGSTVNEDEMENIIISGADSVVTYHADDFQKDFEMFQGSTLTISNGAVWTQSANDDWTENRWTELDLSVLTLDGGTLRRVGAVADEGGGALIFGSWQGNDRFNEPESELDYQQTHVFITNGGRLENEGELWFGAWADVAANGTEVILTIDDGMIDLTGGDMPAATEAPISADLVFTNHYTEEVDQPTYAINFTGPGSITVDESGIVFAYVDEDGVWEGIDDPITYEALWDRGVLQSNGKSGVDGADFSAHFSVTGQLGADDYTLTSNAGVVPGDFDNDGVLTAADMDLLTIKVLSGGDDVTFDVNSDGVVNQDDRIFWIEELANSYVGDSNLDGVFDSGDFVAVFTIGKYEDAVEGNSTWGDGDWNGDLDFNSGDFVIAFTAGGFELPPKGAAVNAVPEPSGVLLSLIGLFAVAWVRRRAS, from the coding sequence ATGATATGCATCAAACAGTCGTTTTCATTGTTGGTTTTGTTGATGATTAGTACGCCGGTGTTGGCCATCGACATTGTTTGGGATGGAGGAGAAGGTAGTTGGGAAGATTTGAATTGGAATGGCGGCAATGAGATTATCGAACTCACAGGAGTGCTCGATGGATCGGATGGGTGGGGCAGCACGGTCAATGAAGATGAGATGGAGAATATTATCATCAGTGGTGCCGATTCGGTGGTCACTTATCATGCCGATGATTTCCAGAAAGATTTCGAAATGTTCCAAGGAAGCACGTTAACCATTTCGAATGGGGCTGTTTGGACGCAATCCGCCAATGATGATTGGACAGAGAATCGATGGACGGAATTAGATCTTTCCGTACTGACGCTCGATGGCGGTACACTTCGACGTGTCGGCGCGGTTGCTGATGAAGGAGGGGGAGCGCTAATTTTCGGATCATGGCAGGGTAATGATCGGTTTAATGAGCCCGAGTCGGAGCTTGATTATCAGCAGACCCATGTCTTCATTACCAACGGCGGTCGCTTAGAAAATGAGGGTGAATTGTGGTTTGGGGCTTGGGCGGATGTCGCTGCCAATGGGACGGAGGTGATTTTGACGATCGACGACGGAATGATTGATTTGACAGGTGGTGATATGCCAGCTGCTACCGAAGCACCGATCTCAGCTGATCTGGTATTCACAAACCATTACACCGAGGAGGTCGATCAGCCAACCTACGCCATTAATTTCACCGGGCCTGGTTCGATCACCGTCGATGAATCCGGCATCGTATTTGCCTACGTGGATGAGGATGGGGTCTGGGAGGGAATTGATGATCCGATTACGTACGAAGCGCTTTGGGATCGTGGTGTGTTGCAGTCGAATGGAAAGAGTGGGGTTGATGGCGCAGATTTCAGTGCGCATTTTTCAGTGACCGGTCAACTTGGTGCTGACGACTACACTTTGACGTCGAATGCTGGCGTGGTTCCAGGTGACTTTGACAACGATGGTGTTCTAACGGCCGCCGATATGGATCTGTTGACCATTAAGGTACTGTCCGGTGGTGACGATGTAACTTTTGATGTGAACAGCGATGGGGTGGTTAACCAGGACGATCGCATCTTTTGGATTGAAGAGCTTGCCAATAGTTATGTGGGCGATTCGAATCTCGACGGTGTTTTTGACTCGGGAGATTTCGTTGCTGTCTTCACCATTGGTAAATACGAAGATGCGGTAGAAGGTAATTCAACTTGGGGTGACGGTGATTGGAACGGCGATTTGGATTTCAATAGCGGTGACTTTGTGATTGCATTCACGGCAGGAGGATTCGAGCTGCCGCCCAAGGGCGCCGCGGTCAAC
- a CDS encoding class I SAM-dependent methyltransferase translates to MKFPAHSLDSQRYTETFEVFVNRSHEYDAVIDQLVNVTGCCPPNYSCLDIGAGTGKVILDWQSRGTPLPQRYVAIEPFADHIRSLRDTLTDLEVESELIEAKFTPDFRITERFDLIVLSHSCYWLTNPIQCLLNADKQLNANGKLIAILQSPIGGYPFFQLFNPYLDRDTPIGPDHGFSSFELVNGLREAGLDPILDIESSWMDLTGLFTEDATRERDEFISFLLQVEFSKISEPLKSDAVTYLRGACIEIDSKLVWHHPTASVQLNATKPF, encoded by the coding sequence ATGAAATTCCCAGCTCATTCACTTGATTCACAACGCTACACGGAAACATTTGAAGTGTTTGTGAATCGCTCCCATGAATATGACGCCGTCATCGATCAGTTGGTAAACGTCACTGGCTGTTGCCCGCCAAACTACAGCTGCCTGGACATCGGCGCTGGAACGGGCAAAGTGATCCTCGATTGGCAATCCCGGGGTACTCCCCTGCCCCAGCGATATGTCGCGATCGAACCCTTTGCCGACCATATTCGTTCGCTGCGTGACACATTAACTGATCTGGAAGTTGAAAGTGAATTGATCGAAGCCAAATTCACCCCTGACTTTCGGATCACCGAACGCTTCGACCTGATCGTTTTGTCACACTCCTGTTACTGGTTAACGAACCCCATTCAATGCCTATTGAATGCTGACAAACAACTGAATGCGAATGGTAAACTCATCGCGATTCTGCAGAGTCCGATTGGTGGATATCCTTTCTTCCAGCTGTTCAATCCCTATCTGGATCGCGATACGCCCATTGGTCCGGACCATGGCTTCTCGAGCTTTGAACTTGTCAACGGACTTCGTGAGGCAGGACTGGATCCAATCCTTGACATCGAATCATCCTGGATGGACCTAACGGGACTCTTTACCGAGGATGCGACAAGGGAACGGGACGAATTCATCTCCTTCCTGCTTCAAGTCGAGTTTTCGAAAATCTCAGAGCCTCTCAAATCTGACGCTGTGACTTACCTCCGGGGTGCTTGTATAGAAATTGACAGCAAGCTTGTCTGGCATCATCCCACCGCTTCCGTTCAATTGAACGCAACGAAGCCTTTCTAA
- a CDS encoding S8 family serine peptidase has protein sequence MSSTMLWQRLIFVFAIGLSLTICQISSGLDESVIAINGQASRELLGDGTNVVVGVIDSGIDDTNAAFTQPDSLGRQRLVAEKNFVTTEPDNTGHGVHSHGTAVAGIILSRDPKYTGLAPDARFLNARALDARNRFSSAQWVENAAAWAINNNADILNLSLNLFGTSSWSSSGDPRMDRILDWAAYSKDHAVSSAICVGNIHDGANGKTTPRSPAGSFNGIIVGHTVGQPRNDYDQVHHDSAFGPTSDNRMKPDIVAPGKGITTTTSDSESFSSWTGCSFATPHVAGVLTQLTDYGKANSLSTSPAVLKANLLNSADKNVRNRAIEPWAPGQATVTDGVWETHSPLNPETGAGRVDALAAAHQYRSGRQSPGMVELTGWNSSTVSGEGHEAYELDINPGEATRLTTTLTWLRHVERIKPPRGNVSFQPSDALDNLDLQLFRDNNLIAQSISMVDNVEHIHWTVDEPGRYQIRVTRKEKPDTGIDEEYSLAWRVTGLPGDFDADGRLLAHDIDQLTEQVSSNSNDPFYDLNQDGMVDQRDRRVWVEELAGTYFGDANLNQVFDTSDLVLVSQSGEFEDGLLNNSTWQTGDWNGDAEFDTADFVAAFQHGGYETGPRLATHSVPEPNSVILLCIAAACVCQVLRKPIRGLH, from the coding sequence ATGTCATCAACCATGCTATGGCAACGATTGATTTTTGTTTTTGCGATTGGGTTGAGCCTAACCATTTGTCAAATCTCGAGTGGTTTAGATGAATCGGTAATCGCAATCAACGGACAGGCGAGTCGGGAATTACTTGGCGACGGCACGAATGTCGTGGTTGGGGTGATTGATTCCGGAATTGACGACACCAATGCAGCGTTCACTCAGCCGGATAGCCTGGGGCGACAACGTCTCGTCGCCGAAAAAAATTTCGTGACGACGGAACCCGATAACACGGGTCATGGTGTCCACTCGCATGGCACGGCAGTGGCAGGTATCATCCTCTCGCGCGACCCAAAATACACCGGACTCGCACCGGATGCACGCTTCTTAAACGCGCGCGCACTCGACGCTCGCAATCGATTTTCCAGTGCACAATGGGTGGAAAACGCAGCTGCTTGGGCAATTAATAACAACGCAGACATTTTGAACCTAAGTTTGAACCTATTTGGCACCTCGAGCTGGAGTTCAAGTGGAGATCCTCGAATGGATAGGATACTTGATTGGGCAGCGTATTCGAAAGATCACGCGGTTAGCTCTGCCATTTGTGTTGGCAATATCCACGATGGAGCGAACGGAAAAACCACGCCACGTTCACCCGCAGGAAGCTTCAACGGTATCATCGTAGGACATACCGTAGGACAGCCGCGCAATGATTACGATCAGGTCCATCACGATAGCGCATTCGGCCCCACCTCTGATAACCGCATGAAACCCGACATCGTTGCACCAGGCAAAGGCATCACGACAACTACGAGTGACTCGGAGTCCTTCAGCAGTTGGACCGGCTGTAGTTTTGCCACCCCGCATGTGGCTGGTGTATTAACCCAATTGACGGACTACGGAAAAGCTAACTCATTGAGCACATCGCCAGCAGTTCTGAAAGCGAACCTGCTAAACAGTGCTGATAAGAATGTGAGAAATCGAGCGATCGAGCCATGGGCCCCCGGTCAAGCAACAGTAACCGACGGCGTATGGGAGACCCATTCGCCCCTGAATCCGGAGACGGGGGCAGGCCGAGTGGACGCACTGGCTGCCGCACACCAGTACCGAAGTGGACGTCAATCGCCAGGCATGGTAGAGCTCACCGGTTGGAACTCAAGCACTGTCAGCGGTGAAGGACACGAAGCGTACGAGCTTGACATCAATCCGGGTGAAGCAACCCGTTTGACAACGACCCTGACCTGGCTTCGACACGTTGAACGGATCAAACCTCCACGGGGCAACGTTTCGTTCCAGCCCAGCGATGCTTTGGACAATCTCGACCTTCAGCTATTTCGCGATAACAATCTCATCGCGCAATCCATCAGCATGGTTGACAACGTTGAGCATATCCATTGGACGGTTGACGAACCTGGTCGCTACCAGATTCGAGTCACTCGCAAAGAAAAACCGGACACAGGAATTGACGAAGAATACAGTCTCGCCTGGCGAGTCACCGGTTTGCCGGGTGATTTCGATGCAGACGGACGGTTACTTGCCCATGACATCGATCAATTAACTGAGCAAGTCAGTTCGAATTCAAACGACCCTTTTTATGATCTGAATCAGGATGGCATGGTTGATCAACGCGACCGACGGGTTTGGGTAGAAGAGCTTGCTGGGACTTACTTTGGGGACGCAAATCTAAATCAAGTCTTCGACACTTCCGATCTGGTTCTCGTATCCCAGAGTGGGGAATTTGAGGATGGCCTGCTCAACAACTCGACTTGGCAAACGGGTGACTGGAATGGAGACGCCGAGTTCGACACGGCCGACTTCGTAGCCGCTTTTCAACACGGCGGGTATGAGACAGGACCGCGACTCGCCACTCACTCGGTTCCCGAACCCAATTCAGTGATTTTGCTTTGCATCGCCGCAGCCTGTGTCTGCCAGGTTCTCCGCAAACCTATTCGAGGCCTTCATTGA